The Nostoc sp. PCC 7524 nucleotide sequence AATATTTAGATAATATCGCTTGACATCTCAAGATCCATTAAAAAGTCAATTGCCAGATTGTGTATAGGGGTATATCCTACTCTAGGGTCGCTACTGTTGCACTCAAACGACCCTACAAAATTTTTGCGTCGCGTAGGTCATCGCTCTCTTAACCAGTTGCATATACAATCCCTATTACTATATACCTCTGTATCACATGAGTTTACAAATGTCTCACTCTGGCAAAATTCTCGTGGTTGATGACTCTCCAGATAATGTGTTCTTGATTAAAACCATTTTGGAAGAAGAAGGTTACACGATTTACACCGCAGAGAATGGTTTCTCAGCTTTAGAACAACTGCAAGCATCTCCCTGTGACTTGGTTTTGTTGGATCTGATGATGCCAGAAATGGATGGTTATGAAGTGACTCGGCGGATTCGTGGAGATATGAAACTACAGCAATATATCCCCATACTACTAATTACTGCCCACGATGCACCCAATGTAGCTCATGGATTAGACTTGGGTGCTGATGATTTTATCCGCAAACCTGTAACGGTGGATGAATTACTGGCACGGGTGCGATCGCTGTTACGTTTAAAGTACAGTATGGATGAACGGGATGAAATAGCTCGTCAGCGTGAAGATTTTGTCTCTCGCCTCACCCATGATTTACGTACTCCCCTGGTAGCTGCTGATCGGATGCTGGCACTATTCCAACAAGGTGCTTTGGGAGAGTTATCACCCCAAATGCAGGAAGTTATCGCGATCATGGCACGCAGCAATATCAACTTGCTATCTATGGTGAATACTTTATTAGAAGTTTATCGCTTTGAAGCAGGTCGTAAAACTTTAGCGTTTCAAGTTGTGAATCTAAACCAATTACTACAAGAGGTAGTAGGAGAACTGTCACCCCTAGCCCAAGCAAAAAGCCTAGCAATTTGTCTAGATTGCGGGGAATCATCAAACCCCAGCACTGTGACAGGCGATCGCTTAGAATTACATCGTCTGTTCACTAATCTTATAGGTAATGCGATCAAATTTACTGAATCAGGCTCAATTAGTATTAGCTGCAAAAATGTAATTTTGAGTAGTCATAGTGACAATTCTAAATATGTTTTCCCTACTACAGTTAGCGAATACATGACTGTGGAAATAGCAGATACAGGCCCAGGTATTGCGCCAGAAGAACAAGCAACTTTATTTGAAAGATTTCGTCAAGGTAGTCATAAAATTTCTGGTAGTGGTTTGGGGCTTTACCTATCACGTCGCATTGTCGAAGCCCATCAAGGCAATATTCAAGTCAATTCAGAAGTAGGTAAAGGTAGTGTATTTATTGTCAGCTTACCTGTCAAATAATAAATGATTAAATTAAATTATGATTTCTCTACATTAGGCAATATCTACCTAATAGTTGATAGTGAATTATAAATCTTAATTTTATAATTGATTTCAGGCTTATAAATTCCTTGTAACGATAAATATGATTACTGTTGAAGTGACTAAAATTCAGGCTCTCATCCTAAAACAGCGCAATTTTTTTCAGACTGGTCAAACCAAAGAAGTTGCTTTTCGTCTAGAACAGTTAAAAATTCTCAAGCAATTAGTTCTTGATAATGAATCAGCAATACTTCAAGCAATCTACAAAGATTTACATAAGCCTGAATTTGAAGCTTATGCTACAGAAATTGGCGTAATCAAAGAAATTAATTATGCTATTAAACATATTAAAACTTGGACTAAGCCCAAGAAAGCACAAGTTCCCGCAGATTTTTTCTCTTACTCAGCGCGAATTCATCCAGAACCACTAGGAATTATTTTGTTGATTGGCCCTTGGAACTATCCATTTCAATTAATACTCTCACCATTAGTAGGCGCGATCGCTGCTGGCAATTGTGCGATTATCAAACCTTCAGAACTTGCACCTCATACTTCTAATTTGTTAGCGGATCTAATTAGTAAATATTTTCCTCCTGAATATATTGCCATAGTCGAAGGTGGTATAGAAACCAGCCAACAACTACTACAAGAAAAGTTTGATCATATCTTTTTTACTGGTGGTACAGCCATCGGTAAAGTGATTATGGAAGCAGCTGCAAAACATCTGACACCCGTTACCTTAGAACTAGGTGGTAAGAGTCCCTGTATTGTAGATACTGATATTAACCTCGAACATACAGCCAGAAGAATTGTTTGGGGAAAGTTCATTAATGCTGGACAAACTTGCATCGCACCTGACTATCTTTTAGTTAATCAAAAAATTAAACCAGACTTAATTGCTGCTCTGCAAAAAACCATCACAGAATTTTATGGTGAGAACCCAGCAAACAGTCCTGATTTTGCCAGAATTATCAATCAAAAACATTTTACCCGTCTGTCTCGATTACTCCACAATGGCGAAATTATTATTGGTGGAGATATTAACCCCGAAGAACGTTATATTGCGCCCACAATAATTGATCATGTCTCCTTAACAGATCCAGTCATGCAGGAGGAAATTTTTGGGCCGATTTTACCTGTGATGGAATACACAGATATTACAGAAGCGATCGCCCTAATTAATTCTCAACCAAAACCTTTAGCTTTATACCTATTCTCACAAAACAAAAACTTGCAACAACGTATCTTACAAGAAACTTCATCAGGTGGCGTATGTCTCAACGATACAATCATGCAAGTTGGTGTTTCCTCCTTACCCTTTGGTGGTGTAGGTGATAGTGGTATGGGTAGCTATCACGGTAAAGCTAGTTTTGACACCTTTTCACATTACAAAAGTGTCCTAAAAAACTCCTTCTGGCTAGATTTAGATTGGCGTTACGCCCCTTACAAAAACAAGTTATCTTTACTCAAGCGAATTATAAAGTAAAGACCAGAAGCTCAGGAAACATCCACCAAATAGCTAAACCTCCGCGTTCCTCTGCGTAAACCTCTGCGCTACTGGGCGTTTAAAAAAAACCTATTAGTAGAGACACAGCACTGCTACGTCTCTACTAATCACCAACTATATCTTTCCTCAGCCCAAGGTTCACCACGACGATGGTAGCCGTTACGTTCCCAAAAACCCAAATCTTCACGTTCCAGAAACTCCAAACCATTAATCCACTTGGCACTTTTCCAAGCATAGAGATGGGGTACAACTAGCCGCATCGGGCCACCGTGTTCTGTAGGCAGATCTTCACCAAATAATTTAAAAGCAAAAAAGTTTTCTTCCCTAACAAAGTCTGCCACTGAAATATTAGTCGTATAGCCGCCATAGCAATGTTCCATTACATGAACTGCTGAGGGATCTACCTCAATCAGACTCATAAAGTCTGTCACTTTAATCCCAGTCCATTTGACATCGAGTTTAGACCAACGGGTAACACAGTGAAAGTCTGCTGTAAATTCGTGTTGAGGTAGTGACATAAAGTCAGACCAAGTAAACACAGCAGGTTTTGCTAAACCCCATACCCGAAATTCCCATTCCTCTACACTCACTTGGGGCGCTGCGCCGTAGGTTAAAACGGGAAATCCCTTCGCCAAATGTTGTCCTGGAGGGACGCGTGAACTATTTTCCTGATCTGGTTTTTGAAAAAACTTTCCTAGCATATTCCCAGAAAAATCCACCTTGTCAACAGTTTAATTACTGAGTTACCAACTCTGAGCGTCCACACTCCACCCAGAGATTAATCAAATATTAATTTTGTTGAATATCAAAAAACTAACAGCTACAGATACTTTACTGTTTATATGATTATTTGATCATCAGTCATGGGTAAAAGGTAACGAGTAAACGGTTTTGCCAATTACTCATTACCAATTTTTTAGCGCCCAGATTCGCTTTGATGAATCTATCTATGTTTAATAATGCCTTGAGAAAGGTTGGAATAAGTGATGACATATTAGCGAGAAGTTTGTTAATGGTATTGCGGCTAACCACATAATGCCGTGGTTTTCGCCGCTCAAGACTTCGATGCTACTTATGCTTATCCCCTCTGGGGAATAATTATTCTTCTTCGTCCTCTTCTTCAGCAGTTGGATAGACAAATGTAGAACGTCCAGTCAAAATTGATTTGCCCAAGGACAGAGCTTTTTGAGCTTCAACAGCAGCTTTGTGTCTCCAGGTAGCTCGACGTTTATCTCGTTTAGATTTAGAGGTTTTCTTCTTAGGAACAGCCATGATAGCCGATATCGCAATTCTTGACAACCTTCCTATTCTAAGCGATCAGATGGCGAAGTCAAAAGTAAAAAGTTAAAGGGATTGGGGATTGGGGACTGGGTAAAAGTTGTTCTCCTCTGCTCCTCTGCTTCCCCTGCTTCCCCTGCCCCCCTGCTCCCCTACTCCCTCCTCCCTACTACTTATCAATAGCTGCTGGCGGTTCAGCAGGTTTGGGTTGTGGTGATGCTGTGGGGATTGTCACGGCTGCTGCGGGATTGGGGGTTTTTTGTTCTTGCTCAAACATGAGTAGCGATCGCGCACTTTTAAAATAAGTTGCCCATCTGCGGGGATCGGGACGGGTGCGCCATTGCTGACGACTGACATTTAAAGTCAAAATTGGGGCGATCGCACCATAGCTTTGTACGGATACAATTACTGAAATATCTGTTACTAAAATATCTTGGTCAAAGCTGCGTTGCGCTGCTGCCCTAGCTGTCATTTCTGCTCTGCGTAGTATGGCTTCATAGCCTTCGTCTGGTAATCGGTCAATAGTCAAGTCAGCTCTGGCTGTATAAGCTTGCACAATCTGCGGTGAAATTGCTTCTGTCACCGTCCATACTGCCACAGGAGACAAGAGCAAAAATATTAACGGAAATGTCCGGATTTTTTTGTCAAATTGGCTAATAACTGGAAAGGGAATGATCGATGATAGGTGGTGAAGACCATTTTTAGTCATGATTTTTTAGCTCCCTGGTGAGGTTATGTATTGTGAATAGTCTCAGTCTTTTTACTTGGCATTTATGAAATAAAAGTTACATAAATCTGATGGTTCCATCGGAACCACCTCGACTATAAGACATAGGTTAGCTTTGTTTTTTCAGCAAAGCCAACCGCAATTTTAGGCAAGCACACAACAACCTACAAAGAGCGGGATGGCAAATTACTGGGCGATCGCCATAGGCATCAATCAATATCAATTATTTCAACCTTTGCTTTGCGCTCAAGCAGATGCCGAGGCGTTAAAAGATTTTTTAGTTCAACAAGCAGGTTTTGTCCCTCAACGTTCCCTGCTGATGAGTGATACTTCGCCACCAATTGGCGATAGATCAACCTATCCCACTAAAGAAAATATTCTGCTGTTACTAGAAGATTTAGCAGCCGCCTGTTGGCAACCCCAAGACTACCTATGGTTATTTTTTAGCGGTTATGGAGTCAACTACGACGGCAGAGATTACTTAATGCCTGTAGATGGCGATCCCAAACGAGTACCTGAGACTGGTATAGAATTGCGATCGCTGATGCAAAGTCTGCAACTAGCTAACCTCAATGTCTTGTTGCTATTTGATGTTAACCGCGCTTTTGGGACTATTGCTGATACTCCCTTTGGGCAAGAAACTTTAGAATTAGCCAAGGAACTACAACTAGCTACGATTTTTTCCTGTCAACCAGAGGAATTTTCCCAAGAAAGCCGAGAACTAGGGCATGGCTTATTTACAGCCGCATTGTTAGCAGCTTTGCGTTCTGGTTATGGCGGTAACTTGCAGGATTTACAACAACACCTCAGCATTATCACCCCAGAATTATCTCAACATTACTGGCGACCAACACAAAACCCATTAGCCGTTCTTCCCTCTACGCCGCCAGTCATGTTACCGCCAGTTGAAACCAACATCAATACTGAAGCTATTCCCAGCACAGTAGCCCCTAAAGCCACAATTCCTACTACATTCATTCCCAGTACATTAGAACCCACAGCCGCAGAACCAATTATTTTTCCGGATGAAAACTTTGCTGTAGCATTGACATCTCCCCCTTTAGGAACAATATCTTTTCACAATTCCCACACCACAAGTATGTGGGGAGAAGCTCAAAGTGCAGAAACCACTATTAAAGATAGATCCCAGGCGTTATCATTACCCAACTTTACATTAAATGAACAGCAATTTTTAAATCCAGATCCTGACTCCATCGTCCAAGAACAATACTTTACTCAGTCATCTCCATCTGATCCAGAGACGGGTAGTAGGTTTATTCCTGATGCGCCGCCACCTCACATTTCACGCCTACCTGAAAATCAAACAGACACCTCAATCTGGAGACAATTTATCGTTTGGGGTGGAGGTACGATGCTGGTAGTAGCTCTAATTAGTATAGTGATGCTTCGCAACCAAGCTAGAGTTTTGCAAACCCAGAAGTTATCCTCCGCATTTCCTACTGCTGGTGATTCTCAAATTGTCAAAACTCCAGCCAATCCTCACACTGTACCCAAAGTATCTTCACCACGTCCCACAACCAAACCATCAACAGCCCAAATTGCAGCAATTTCTGAATCGCAAACACGTAACCAAGCTGTATTAGACTTAGCAAAAATGTCTCTGAGACAAACTCAAGCTAGTGATCTCAGCTTGGCGATCGCTACGGCTAAGAAAATCAAACCCGGTGAACCACTCTACGAGCAAGCTCAGGAGAATATTCAAATTTGGAGTCGCATGATCTTAGATTTAGCTGAAGGTCGTGCGAAACAAAGACAGTATAATTATGCGATCGCCGCCGCGCAATTAGTCCCCAAAGACGCAGCCCTTTATCCCCAAGCGCAAGCAGCAATAGCCCAGTGGCGCTTAGAGGCTAAACAGTATCTCGCCAACACTACCCTTTTAGATGCAGCCCAAGCTTTAATCCAACCAGGACAAGCATCTACTTATAATCGAGCCATTGAAGTTGCCAAAAGAGTACCACCTAATCAACCAGGCTACGATTTGGCACAAAAAGCAATAAACCAATGGAGCGAGAAAATTTTGGATTTAGCCAAAAGCCGTGCCGATCAAGGAAGATTCAGTGCCGCCATTGAAACAGCTACCCTAATTCCCGAAGTCACATCTGTTTATGAAGATGCTCAAGAAGCCATCCAAAAATGGCAAGCTAGAAAAACTAAAAATTAACAACAAAAAGTTAGAAGTTTTTTAACTCCTAACTTTTTGTACTGTTCCCTGTTCCCTGTTAATCAAAACTCAGCACTAACAATACTGCGATACATCCTCACCGCATTCATCAGCTAGGTAGCACATGGCTCTAAAGCGTAAGCAAACTATTTCTTCATATAAAGGATTGAGCTTGCATAATGGCGGAATATGAAACAGAGTTTTGCCAAATACTTTGATATCGCGTTCAAAGGGACATTGGGTTGGGATCAACTGACATAGACGGTGAGCAAATTGGCGATCGCGTACTTCAATATTGTCTACCCATTGGCGTAGGGGCTTGAGGAGATCCCGTCTAGCTGGAGAAGTTGAATTTGGCAACGGTTGGGGATCAACTTTAATTTCTTCTTGTTGATTTATCCAAACCCAGCTTGCCAGAAAAATCTTTTTTGTGGTATTATCAAATACCTTCATGGTTGTGCCTCTGTGTTAATGAGGGTATTCACCCGTCCGGTGAATATATACAGCGTGAAAATTACCTAATCGGGAAAAACACTGTCCTGAAAAAGATATAATGACGTTGATGACTAGCCACTTAGGTCAGGACATAATTTATTACTACGTCAAGTTAATCGCAATTTCCCCCGAATGGGTAGTGTAACCATCCAATCTTATTGGTAACTTGACACAGTTTAAATTCTAATAAAGTCATCCGCCTTTGGACGGGTTTTACGGTAATCGTTACAAAACTTAATATAGTAATTTTTTTCAATAAAGGAGATTAGAGATAGGAGCAAGAACTCCTATCTGGAAGTAGTAATCATGGCAAAAGTGCAATCAAGGAAGTGAATATCATAGTTTATGGCGTAATGGGGCTAACCTACCTAGGTTAGCGTTGGGTTGCATTCCAGGTTTACGTATGAACCAGCCCACCATCGCTTTAGTTGGTTCTACTTTTTTAATTGCGCTGGGCGATCGCAAGTGCAACTAACATAGGTTCTGTGGCGACATTAAGCAGCAATCCCCAAAATATCCTGATTGGCTCATTTTCTGGTATTTTCTACCGAGATTTTTTGCAAGCATTAGCGCCAGTAGCGATCGTGGGCTTACTAATTCAAGTAGGATTACTGTGGCAGATAAGTGATGCAATTAATTTGATAACTCTTTCTTTCACTTGATCGCGGACTTGGCGAAAGATTTCTAGTGATCCTCCTGCTGGATCATCTAATTGCCAATCTTCAAATACTTCTCTAATTACCCAAGCTTCTGGTAAATTTACGCCGCAACCACATAAAGAAATTACTATATCGTAATCTTCTGGATTGAAATTATCTAAAGGTTTAGAAGATTGCTGACTAATATCAATACCAACTTCTGACATGACTTTAACAGCAATTGGATCTACTTCATTGATTGCTAAACCGGAACTTGTGACGGTAATTTTTCCCTCTCCTAATGTTCGTGCAAAACCCTCTGCCATTTGAGAACGACGGGAATTATGCTTGCAGACAAACATCACGTTTTTCATAAATTATCCCTCTAAAAGTTAACAGAGGTGAGTGTTACCTCTGTTGAGATATTTCCATCTATGCACAACACGTCTTATTAACAGTCTTAACTTCTTCTACAGCAGCAGTAGTGACTAAATTTTTGTCTGGTGCTGTGTCTGCTACTTTTACCACGAAAACCTCCCAACGGTTGCCATCGGGATCTGTTACCCACACTTTATCTTGCAAAGCGTAGCAACAATCAGTATTGTCCTCTGTAAATAGTGCTAGTCCTGCATCTGTAAAACGTTTGATAGCTGATTTCACATCATCGGTACTTTCAACTTGTACACCTAAATGAGACAATGCACCACCAGTCTGCACGCTGTTAGTTAAATTGAGTGTCAGGTTTAAAGCTGGGTTGGGAATGTCAAATTTGGCGTAGTCAGCTTTGTATTTTAAGGGTTCTAAACCAAACATTGTCCGATAAAATGTCACGGACTTCTCAAGATTAGTCACATTCAACGCAACATGAGTTTTCATCGCTGTCATAATTTTTCTCCTGATAGTGTTTGTCTTGCGTTAATGGAAGGAATTAATACAGCGTGGATCTGGCAAACTAGCCTTTTCTGGCTCTCGTGGAAACCAGGGTGCTGTGCGTTTACAAAGTTCTACCAGCATTAACATAACTGGGACTTCGATTAACACGCCTACTACCGTTGCGAGTGCTGCACCAGAATTCAAGCCAAACAGCATAACGGCTGTAGCAATGGCAACTTCAAAGTGGTTACTAGCTCCAATTAAGGCGGCGGGTGCAGCGTCTTCATAGGAAAAATTGAGCTTTAATGCTGCCACATAACTAATTAAGAAAATGAAATTAGTTTGAATAAATAGTGGCACGGCAATTAATAAAATGTGCAAGGGATTGTTGACGATTAATTCACCTTTAAAGGCAAATAGCAAGACTAAAGTAATCAGCAAAGCTGTAATGGCAACGGGACTAAGATACTTCAAAAATTGCCCTTCAAACCATTCTCTGCCTTTATATTTGAATATCCAGTAACGGCTGTAAATCCCTGCAATTAAAGGTAAACCTACATAAATCAGCACTGATAAAACTATGGTTTGCCAAGGTACAGTTAAGTCATTTGCTGCTAGCAACCACCTGCCTAAAGGCGCGTATAAAAATAGCATGGCTAGAGAGTTAACTGCCACCATCACCAAAGTGTGTCCTTGATTACCGTAGGATAGATAACCCCACATCAACACCATTGCTGTACAGGGTGCAATTCCTAGTAAAATTGTGCCAGCGATGTAGGAATTTGCGATCGCTACTTCACTACCACGAATTAATTCTGTACCCGCAATTAACGGACGAAATAGCCAGCCGAGAAAGAACTGGGCAAAAGCTACCATCGTGAATGGTTTAATTAACCAATTCACCACCAAGGTAAGAATCACAGGCTTGGGGGCGCGGAGTGCATTCACAGCTTGGCTAAAGTCAATCTTCACCATGATAGGGTACATCATGAAAAACAAGCATACCGCAATGGGAATTGATACCTGATAAATACTAATAGCATCAAGTTTGACCGCTATCTCTGGAAATAACCTCCCTAGGGTGATTCCAGCAAAAATACACAAAAATACCCACAGGGTAAGATATCTTTCAAAAAAACTCAGATTACTCTTGGGTTTCATTTTTAAGGGTGTAAGGGTGTAGGGGTCTTTTTGAATTTTGTAGGCGCAAGCCTTGCCGCAGGCTATTTTGAATTTTGAATTGTTTAGTCTCCCTCTCCAGCTTTCCAGGCGATCGCTTTACTGGGTTTAGGGTCGGGTAATTTCAGTGATACTACGGCTGCCCCTAGTACCAAAAACATCGATGTCCACAGACAAC carries:
- a CDS encoding hybrid sensor histidine kinase/response regulator, encoding MSHSGKILVVDDSPDNVFLIKTILEEEGYTIYTAENGFSALEQLQASPCDLVLLDLMMPEMDGYEVTRRIRGDMKLQQYIPILLITAHDAPNVAHGLDLGADDFIRKPVTVDELLARVRSLLRLKYSMDERDEIARQREDFVSRLTHDLRTPLVAADRMLALFQQGALGELSPQMQEVIAIMARSNINLLSMVNTLLEVYRFEAGRKTLAFQVVNLNQLLQEVVGELSPLAQAKSLAICLDCGESSNPSTVTGDRLELHRLFTNLIGNAIKFTESGSISISCKNVILSSHSDNSKYVFPTTVSEYMTVEIADTGPGIAPEEQATLFERFRQGSHKISGSGLGLYLSRRIVEAHQGNIQVNSEVGKGSVFIVSLPVK
- a CDS encoding aldehyde dehydrogenase; amino-acid sequence: MITVEVTKIQALILKQRNFFQTGQTKEVAFRLEQLKILKQLVLDNESAILQAIYKDLHKPEFEAYATEIGVIKEINYAIKHIKTWTKPKKAQVPADFFSYSARIHPEPLGIILLIGPWNYPFQLILSPLVGAIAAGNCAIIKPSELAPHTSNLLADLISKYFPPEYIAIVEGGIETSQQLLQEKFDHIFFTGGTAIGKVIMEAAAKHLTPVTLELGGKSPCIVDTDINLEHTARRIVWGKFINAGQTCIAPDYLLVNQKIKPDLIAALQKTITEFYGENPANSPDFARIINQKHFTRLSRLLHNGEIIIGGDINPEERYIAPTIIDHVSLTDPVMQEEIFGPILPVMEYTDITEAIALINSQPKPLALYLFSQNKNLQQRILQETSSGGVCLNDTIMQVGVSSLPFGGVGDSGMGSYHGKASFDTFSHYKSVLKNSFWLDLDWRYAPYKNKLSLLKRIIK
- a CDS encoding sulfite oxidase-like oxidoreductase is translated as MLGKFFQKPDQENSSRVPPGQHLAKGFPVLTYGAAPQVSVEEWEFRVWGLAKPAVFTWSDFMSLPQHEFTADFHCVTRWSKLDVKWTGIKVTDFMSLIEVDPSAVHVMEHCYGGYTTNISVADFVREENFFAFKLFGEDLPTEHGGPMRLVVPHLYAWKSAKWINGLEFLEREDLGFWERNGYHRRGEPWAEERYSW
- the rpmF gene encoding 50S ribosomal protein L32 gives rise to the protein MAVPKKKTSKSKRDKRRATWRHKAAVEAQKALSLGKSILTGRSTFVYPTAEEEDEEE
- a CDS encoding caspase family protein, producing the protein MANYWAIAIGINQYQLFQPLLCAQADAEALKDFLVQQAGFVPQRSLLMSDTSPPIGDRSTYPTKENILLLLEDLAAACWQPQDYLWLFFSGYGVNYDGRDYLMPVDGDPKRVPETGIELRSLMQSLQLANLNVLLLFDVNRAFGTIADTPFGQETLELAKELQLATIFSCQPEEFSQESRELGHGLFTAALLAALRSGYGGNLQDLQQHLSIITPELSQHYWRPTQNPLAVLPSTPPVMLPPVETNINTEAIPSTVAPKATIPTTFIPSTLEPTAAEPIIFPDENFAVALTSPPLGTISFHNSHTTSMWGEAQSAETTIKDRSQALSLPNFTLNEQQFLNPDPDSIVQEQYFTQSSPSDPETGSRFIPDAPPPHISRLPENQTDTSIWRQFIVWGGGTMLVVALISIVMLRNQARVLQTQKLSSAFPTAGDSQIVKTPANPHTVPKVSSPRPTTKPSTAQIAAISESQTRNQAVLDLAKMSLRQTQASDLSLAIATAKKIKPGEPLYEQAQENIQIWSRMILDLAEGRAKQRQYNYAIAAAQLVPKDAALYPQAQAAIAQWRLEAKQYLANTTLLDAAQALIQPGQASTYNRAIEVAKRVPPNQPGYDLAQKAINQWSEKILDLAKSRADQGRFSAAIETATLIPEVTSVYEDAQEAIQKWQARKTKN
- a CDS encoding Mo-dependent nitrogenase C-terminal domain-containing protein, encoding MKVFDNTTKKIFLASWVWINQQEEIKVDPQPLPNSTSPARRDLLKPLRQWVDNIEVRDRQFAHRLCQLIPTQCPFERDIKVFGKTLFHIPPLCKLNPLYEEIVCLRFRAMCYLADECGEDVSQYC
- the arsC gene encoding arsenate reductase, glutathione/glutaredoxin type, whose product is MKNVMFVCKHNSRRSQMAEGFARTLGEGKITVTSSGLAINEVDPIAVKVMSEVGIDISQQSSKPLDNFNPEDYDIVISLCGCGVNLPEAWVIREVFEDWQLDDPAGGSLEIFRQVRDQVKERVIKLIASLICHSNPT
- a CDS encoding ArsI/CadI family heavy metal resistance metalloenzyme; the protein is MTAMKTHVALNVTNLEKSVTFYRTMFGLEPLKYKADYAKFDIPNPALNLTLNLTNSVQTGGALSHLGVQVESTDDVKSAIKRFTDAGLALFTEDNTDCCYALQDKVWVTDPDGNRWEVFVVKVADTAPDKNLVTTAAVEEVKTVNKTCCA
- the arsB gene encoding ACR3 family arsenite efflux transporter, with the translated sequence MKPKSNLSFFERYLTLWVFLCIFAGITLGRLFPEIAVKLDAISIYQVSIPIAVCLFFMMYPIMVKIDFSQAVNALRAPKPVILTLVVNWLIKPFTMVAFAQFFLGWLFRPLIAGTELIRGSEVAIANSYIAGTILLGIAPCTAMVLMWGYLSYGNQGHTLVMVAVNSLAMLFLYAPLGRWLLAANDLTVPWQTIVLSVLIYVGLPLIAGIYSRYWIFKYKGREWFEGQFLKYLSPVAITALLITLVLLFAFKGELIVNNPLHILLIAVPLFIQTNFIFLISYVAALKLNFSYEDAAPAALIGASNHFEVAIATAVMLFGLNSGAALATVVGVLIEVPVMLMLVELCKRTAPWFPREPEKASLPDPRCINSFH